Sequence from the Methanocalculus alkaliphilus genome:
GGAATAACAACAGGGGCGACGGCCGCCGCTTCGGCAAAGGCAGCCGTTCTTTCTTTTAAAGAAGCTGTGTCAGAGGTGAATCTCCTCCTCCCCTGCGAAATCCGGGTGGCTGTTCCGGTATCTGGTGAAGAGGGGCAGGGCAGGGCTGTCAAGGATTCTGGGGACTATCCGGAAGATCGGACGGCAGGCCTCATCTTCAGGGCAGACGCGGTTTTGGAAGGGGATGGAATCATCATCCGGGCTGGTGAGGGGATCGGGAGGTTCACCCGTGATACACCACGATATCAGAAAGGCGAGCCTGCGATATCCCCACCCGCCCTGGAGTGTATCCTGACCGCAATCCGGGAAGCACTATCTGAAACCGGGTATCCAGGCGTCTCAGTCACCCTCTCTGTTATTGGCGGGGTTGAAGCCGGAGCCGACACCTTAAATCCGAAGGTCGGGGTTGAGGGGGGCATATCTCTCCTTGGAACAACCGGATTTGTCGAGCCATGGGACGATCACCTCGGTTCGGCGATGGAAGACAGGATCAGGGGGGCGGACCGGGTGGTGATCACCACCGGGCGTATCGGCCTTCGGATCTCACGCCTCCTCTTCCCGGATCACGAGGTGATCCTTGCCGGATCAAGGATAGGCCAGGCCCTTGGTGCATTGGAAGGAGAGGCAGTACTCTGCGGCCTTCCCGGACTGGTTCTGAAGTTCCTGGTCCCGGATATTCTTAAAGGAACCGGATTCCAGACGGTTGAAGAATATATGGCAACAGAAGAGGGAATGCAGAGAATGCAGGCGATTCTCAGGGAGAGGAAATATCCGGATATCCGGGTCGTCATCGTCGATCGACATGGCGGAATCATCGGTGATTCGCGATGAAGGTGGTTGGTGTCGGATGCGGCGAGGGGATGCTCACAGAGGAGGCGATTGCGGCGATCCTCTCTGCCCGGCTCATCTATGGATCCGGACGGGCAATCGAACGGGTGAATCGATATATTCACCCTGATTGTGCTGTCAATACAATCACCGACTACAAGGCGCTTAAGGGTCTTCCTGATGATGCAGTCATCCTCTCGACCGGAGATCCCCTCCTCGCTGGCCTTGGATACCTTGGAGGGGAGATCATCTCCGGGATCTCATCACTTCAGGTCGCTTTTGCACGAGTCGGTGTACCATGGAGTAACGCCTCCGTGATCGATGCCCATGGAAAGGATCATGAGAAGGCAGTCGATGATATTCGTCATGATCTCAGCCGGAACCGTCCCGTCTTCGTCATCGCGGATCCGAAATTTCCGGTACACACGCTTGCAGGTGCACTGCGTGGGATGGATTGTGTGATATATATCTGTCAGGATCTTGGGGAGAAGGAGGAGCGGATCATCACCGGTACGCCCGAGAAGCCTCCCGTTCCGGATTCAAAGCTCTTCTGCTGTATTGTTTCACCAGGCCCGGCAGAGTGAGATAGTCTTTTTTGCTACCATAGAACGATCTATTCTGAATCAATAAGACATATTTTTATAGTAGTCTATCGTATCGAAGTAGTATAACCATATTCATAGGTGATTGTACTAATGATTACGTATAAAAGATTTGTATTAACATGTATTACGTCTATCCTGGTTATGACACTGTTATGTTTGCCGGTATCAGCAGACCGGATGACAGTTGAAAGCCTTGAGATCATTGACAGGAGTGTCAGGGAAGTTACCGCTGACCTCCATGGCGATCACTGGCACGGCAGGCTCCCGGTTGTTATCCAGGGTAAGCATATCTCGCTTGGGGGAATATTCACCGGAGCAGATGGAGAGGCTATCCCACTCATGGAAGAAGATACATTCTATGATACCGGGAGGGGAACCTTTACCGGAGATTATATCTTCAATGTCCGGCTCGCCGAAGGTGCACCGACAGGCATCGTCACACTTGTCAATCATGGCGATCATGTCCATGTACGTGGCCAGCAGGCAGGAGAGACTGAGATAGTGTTCCTGCTCCAGCAGGATGATGCGGTCGTCTGGGAGTCACCCTCAATCGGAGTCAATGTACGGAAGGACGATACACCGACAGAGATTGTGGGAGATGGTACGATCCAGATCTCTGAACTGACGATCATCGACAGGAGTGTCAGGGAAGTGACAGCTGATTTCCATTTTGATCACTGGCATGGCAGGCTTCCTGTTGTGACGAAAGGGAAGCACATCTCACTTGGAGCAGAATTTACAACCGATGATGGAGAGATGGTTCCGCTGATGGAAGAGGATATCTTTTATGATCCCGGACGTGGAGTATTCACGGGAGCATATATCTTTAATGTGCGACTGGCCGATGGTGCACCAACCGGTATCGTCGAACTCCTCTGCCATGGCGACCATGTCCATGTCCGTGGCATACAGGACGGGAGAACGTCTATCGTCTTCATGCTACAGCGGGATGATGATGTTGTCTGGGAGTCCGCTGAAATCAATGTGATGGTTGAAGATCCGGATATGGCACCTGCAACTCCTGGAGCTCCAGTAGAGAGTCCGGGATTTGGTCTCCTCGCAGCTCTGGGCGGGCTTATGGTCGTGATCTATGCATCACGGAAATAATACCGGTATAATCAGGAGATCCACTTCCCACTTTTTCCTTTATATTGAGTGTTCTTCTCTAAATCAATGGTTTTTATAACCGGTGACTGATATGGTTCATGTATCCGATGGAATTCTCCCCATGCCGGTAGTTGCAGCAGGCTGGATTATTACCATTATCCTGCTTGCAACAACCTACCGCTGGGTGGGACGGGAGGAGGATCTGGCAGCACAGATACCAAAATTATCAGTGATGACAGGTGCATTCTTTGTCGCCTCGCTTGTGCATATCGACATTCCCCCTTCCAGTGCACACCTTATCTTAAACGGGCTTGTCGGAATCGTGCTTGGTCCACTCTCTTATATTGGCATCTTCATCGGCATCACGCTCCAGGCGCTGCTCTTCCAGCATGGAGGTATCACCGTCATCGGGGTGAATGCCGTGATACTGGGTGTCCCGGCTCTCATCTGCTATCTCTGCTTCCTGATAACCTCTGGGCGGGGACTGCCACTCACCCTCATTAGTGGTATCATTGGCGGGCTTGCCGTTCTTCTCAGCGTCCTTCTTCTGGTTGCAACCCTTGTCATCTCAGGAAGCGAATTCAGTGCAATCGCAGGTCTCCTCGCAGTTGCACATATTCCGATTATCATTACCGAAGCGATCATTACAGGAGTGATAGTGGGGTACCTGGTGCGTGTAAAACCCCAATTATTACCAATTCAACTGAAGGGAGGGAAACGATGAAGAGATATATCAATTTACTCCTGGCCGGCCTGATGATCATTCTCCTGGCATCTGCACTCATCGTACCGGTATCTGCACACAGAGGATATGTTGGTGCATTTTTGACTGGTGACCAGTACGATGAAATACTGATCAGGGCATGGTATGAAGGAGGAACTCCCATGGCACATGCGGAGATTACCATCTATACCATCAGGGATGGAAATGAAGAAAAGTACATCCAGGATACCGCAGATGAGCTTGGGTTCTATGCCTTTGATCCCGAATGGAGAGTGACAGAATATCGGATCATCGCCGAACATACAGGACATCGGGCAACAATGACCCTTGATCTCACATCAGGCATGACAACCGGAAGAGAACCCGAACTCCCGGTTGTGGCACGGATCATCGCCGGGTTCGGTTACCTGACAGGGCTTGCAGGAATTGCCATGATCTATTCCGCAAGAAAGAAGCAGAAGGAATGATCCCGCCATTTGCAACCGTTCTGAACCTCGCTGTTTTTAGTCTCCTTCACAGTCTGACAGGTAGCAGACCCAGAAATCAGCCAGGAGAGGAATGACACGATTTTTTCTTCTTTACCGCCTTTTTCACGGTACTCAGCCATATCTCCGACCAGAGTATATTTCTCTCCCCGCGCCATATGCCATAATTAAGGAGAGGAGCTGCTCATTGTCAGATAACCAGATACATATCCCAAGAATAGTCATCGCAGGCACGCACAGCGGCTGCGGAAAGACCACCGTCGCTACCGGGCTGATGGGGGCCCTGACCGCACGAGGACTGAAGGTCCAGCCATTCAAGGTCGGCCCCGACTTCATCGATCCCACGCATCATACAGCGATCTGCGGGAGGAGTTCACGAAACCTCGATCCCTACATGATGGGGAAGGATGAGGTGATGAGGACCTTCACCTCTGCCTCGGAAGGAGCGGATATCGCCGTCATCGAAGGGGTGATGGGCCTCCATGACGGTATCGACGGCACAGGCATTTCAAGTACCGCCGATTGTGCGAAGATCCTCTCAAGCCCGATCATCCTCGTCTGTGATGTCAAGGGGATGAGCAGGAGCGTTCATGCATTAATCATGGGGTATACAGGCTTTGATCCGGCAGTCACCTGCTCCGGTGTCATCTACAATCGTGGGGGATCTGAACGCCACCGGAGTATGATACGTCTCGAAGAGACGATCCCATCGTTTGGCTGGATCCCCCGGAATGATAGTCTCACCGTCGGAAGCCGCCATCTCGGACTGGCAATGGCAGGCGAGGGAGAGGGGATGGAGAAGACCAGTGCGGTCATCGAGGAGTGCTGCGAGATCGAGGGGATCATCAAGGCGGCTTCTGCTGCTCCCCCCCTTCCAATGAGGAGAGAGGAGGGAAGCAGTGAATCCGGGAAGGTCCGGATCGGTGTTGCGATGGACCAGGCGTTCTGCTTCTATTATGCAGAGAACCTGACGCGCCTCCGGAGAGCGGGTGCGGACCTCATCTTCTTCTCTCCGATGACCAACCACCTCCCGGATGTTGATTGCCTGTACCTCGGCGGCGGGTATCCCGAGCTGTACGCCAAGGCGCTTGAAGAGAGCCCCTGTCGACAGGAGATACAAAAGGCTGCTGAAGGGGGACTTCCAATCTATGGTGAGTGCGGAGGTCTCATCTACCTCTCCCGATCGCTCAGCACGGATGAGGGAAGGTACAGCCTGGCGGGTGTTGTCCCGGCAGATGCAGAGATGAAGAGCCGTTTCCAGGCACTTGGCTATATCGATGGAGAGGTCAGCCACACATCTTCATCATTTACGAAAGGGCTCTCCTTCAGGGGCCACGAATTTCATTACTCAACCGTCTACCCGGATACTGATACACGCTACGCCTTTACTCTGAAGAGGGGAAAAGGGATTATGGATCAGCAGGACGGGATTATTGCGGGAGAGACCATCGCAGGATACAGCCATCTCTACTTCACGGACCGGTTTGCAGAGGAGCTCGTTGCAATGGCTACGAAATACAGCTCAGAGTGAGAAGGATCCATACTGCCCGCCGCCACCGGGATGAAGGGTTACCCTCCCTTCCCTGAAGGCGGCGACGGCATCGCCCACACCCTGATGAACCGACCGGATCTCATCAGGAGGAATCGCAACCAGAAGGGCAAGCTCATTATCGAAGACCTCGATAAGTTCATTGTAGAGGAGCCGGCACCTCTTCGTTATCGGAGAACTGGTCCCAAGAACCGTGCTGATGATCTCCGGCAGCGGGATGATATGGAGGTAGGGAGGGCGTCCCTTCGGCTCACCACTGGATAGTTCCAGGGCGCGATCCCTGACCCCTTTCTTGATCCTCCCTTTATCAACCGGGCACCGCCACCCGTACTCCTCTGCCTCAGCCAGCGAGTACTGGTGATAGCACCGGGTACAGGCCGTTCGGTTATACTTGCCTTCTTCAGGGAAGAATCCGATATTCATCTCAATGGATCCCGATTGGATCGCCCGGAGAAGGCTTGCGGGAGTCGGCGATGATAGCGAGAAGATAGTACATTCCCGACCGAGCTTTGCCGGGTGCGGACTGTGGGCATCAGAGTTTGTCAGAAATGGAATCTGTGCAAGCTCACTGATCCCGGCACCATCCCTGCTGTCCGCAGAGAGGCCAAGCTCCAGAAAACCGACCTTTGCATCGCCATAGCAGTCCTGAAGCGAAGAGAAAGCGGCATAGATCGACCGCCACGGGGTGAAGGCATGAGCCGGGCCGATCACCCCGCCTGCTTCATTGACATACCGGGCAATCTCAGAGCCGGCAAGGCGAAGGTGCGGCCTCCCTGATGTTTGGATATGGGAGCAGTATGGAGAGAAAGTCTCCTCAAGTGCTGCAAAGGTCTCAAAATCCTCAGAGACGATCAGGTGATGAACCCGGTTCTGATCCTCGACCTCCGCCGTCGGAAGGATGATGATACCCTCCGGATTATCAGCATCCCCCCACATCCGCCTCCATTCCGGATGAAGAGCATCCCCACTTCCGATAGCATTGAGACCCTTTATCCTGCACCCGGCGAGGATATGGTCAGGGAGCATATCCTTCGACGTTGCCATCGAAAAACAGGAATGGATATGCAGATCAGCTGCAACACGGATCATATCTACCCGATATAGGAGAGATCATCGCGTTCCCGATCAGCTTCAGACTCCTTCAGCTTTTCAAGGGCTCCTTCAAGTTCTTCAGCCGTCCTCTGAAGACGTGCGGGATCGAAGTCCCTGCCGATGAGTTTTGAGAGGACCGTGATGACGGCACGTGCGCTGATCGGATCAACGAGGTACCCTGAGGTCTCCCCGAGAAGTGCAATGCCTTCAATACCACGGAGGGAGCCAAGGGCGACGAGGAGACCGGCTGCACCGATGATCCCTCCAGGAGGTTCGTCCGGTGAAAAGGTACAACCTGCTTCCACTGCCAGAGTGACAAGCGCAGCCTGATCAGCTGCACAGAGAACCCGGGGCGTCTCGACAAGGTGGCCGACACCATATCCGCCGAGGGTATAGATGCGGGTGACACCAAACACAACGGCGAGATCAAGATAATGACCGGTCATGATATAATGGCCTTCAGGGGAGACACTCTGGCAGTCTCCCGTCAGAATGAGCATCGGCTGATCGCCGGGAATGTAGTAAAGCTCGTTTTTGGGGAGATGAACAGTACCCTCCCGGTCGATCATCACCTGCGGTGGAAAGTGGGGCGAGATGATCTCTGCAACCAGAACTCCCTCGAGTTCGTCAACGATATGATCGGCGACGAGTTTGCCGACATGGCCGACACCCGGAAGCCCCTCTATCATAATCTGAGCGGAGTAGTCATCCGGATTATCAACTGTATAGGTGATTGTTACTCGATCCATGAACGCATCTGCCTCCTGTATCTGCCATAGCGATCCTGTGGTGAGAATCGGGGTGGATGCACCGGTCGCGTGCGAAGAGCACACCTGGTGCAGATCTGAGAAAAAGTATAGGTGCCATCCTCAGGGCACCGTCTCATCCGGCCAAACATAGTACCGGCTATCTTATTTCTGTTTACGGATCAGCTTTCCGGTTCCGCCAGCTCTCTCAACGACACCAATGACGTTTGAAGTAACCTTCTCGATCGCCTTCTCTGCAACCTTGTAATCGGTGGCGGTGACCTTGACCTGGTATCGTGGGGCGCCAAGATAGGTGATATCGACATCGACACCGGGGATCTTCGTCTCGGCAC
This genomic interval carries:
- a CDS encoding cobalt-precorrin-5B (C(1))-methyltransferase, whose translation is MIDPVTGFPYPDDWVSRIEDDTARALVEEGRAVLTASGAILRRGITTGATAAASAKAAVLSFKEAVSEVNLLLPCEIRVAVPVSGEEGQGRAVKDSGDYPEDRTAGLIFRADAVLEGDGIIIRAGEGIGRFTRDTPRYQKGEPAISPPALECILTAIREALSETGYPGVSVTLSVIGGVEAGADTLNPKVGVEGGISLLGTTGFVEPWDDHLGSAMEDRIRGADRVVITTGRIGLRISRLLFPDHEVILAGSRIGQALGALEGEAVLCGLPGLVLKFLVPDILKGTGFQTVEEYMATEEGMQRMQAILRERKYPDIRVVIVDRHGGIIGDSR
- a CDS encoding cobalt-precorrin-7 (C(5))-methyltransferase, coding for MKVVGVGCGEGMLTEEAIAAILSARLIYGSGRAIERVNRYIHPDCAVNTITDYKALKGLPDDAVILSTGDPLLAGLGYLGGEIISGISSLQVAFARVGVPWSNASVIDAHGKDHEKAVDDIRHDLSRNRPVFVIADPKFPVHTLAGALRGMDCVIYICQDLGEKEERIITGTPEKPPVPDSKLFCCIVSPGPAE
- a CDS encoding CbiM family transporter, whose product is MVHVSDGILPMPVVAAGWIITIILLATTYRWVGREEDLAAQIPKLSVMTGAFFVASLVHIDIPPSSAHLILNGLVGIVLGPLSYIGIFIGITLQALLFQHGGITVIGVNAVILGVPALICYLCFLITSGRGLPLTLISGIIGGLAVLLSVLLLVATLVISGSEFSAIAGLLAVAHIPIIITEAIITGVIVGYLVRVKPQLLPIQLKGGKR
- a CDS encoding cobyrinate a,c-diamide synthase — its product is MSDNQIHIPRIVIAGTHSGCGKTTVATGLMGALTARGLKVQPFKVGPDFIDPTHHTAICGRSSRNLDPYMMGKDEVMRTFTSASEGADIAVIEGVMGLHDGIDGTGISSTADCAKILSSPIILVCDVKGMSRSVHALIMGYTGFDPAVTCSGVIYNRGGSERHRSMIRLEETIPSFGWIPRNDSLTVGSRHLGLAMAGEGEGMEKTSAVIEECCEIEGIIKAASAAPPLPMRREEGSSESGKVRIGVAMDQAFCFYYAENLTRLRRAGADLIFFSPMTNHLPDVDCLYLGGGYPELYAKALEESPCRQEIQKAAEGGLPIYGECGGLIYLSRSLSTDEGRYSLAGVVPADAEMKSRFQALGYIDGEVSHTSSSFTKGLSFRGHEFHYSTVYPDTDTRYAFTLKRGKGIMDQQDGIIAGETIAGYSHLYFTDRFAEELVAMATKYSSE
- a CDS encoding endonuclease Q family protein; translated protein: MIRVAADLHIHSCFSMATSKDMLPDHILAGCRIKGLNAIGSGDALHPEWRRMWGDADNPEGIIILPTAEVEDQNRVHHLIVSEDFETFAALEETFSPYCSHIQTSGRPHLRLAGSEIARYVNEAGGVIGPAHAFTPWRSIYAAFSSLQDCYGDAKVGFLELGLSADSRDGAGISELAQIPFLTNSDAHSPHPAKLGRECTIFSLSSPTPASLLRAIQSGSIEMNIGFFPEEGKYNRTACTRCYHQYSLAEAEEYGWRCPVDKGRIKKGVRDRALELSSGEPKGRPPYLHIIPLPEIISTVLGTSSPITKRCRLLYNELIEVFDNELALLVAIPPDEIRSVHQGVGDAVAAFREGRVTLHPGGGGQYGSFSL
- a CDS encoding proteasome assembly chaperone family protein; this encodes MDRVTITYTVDNPDDYSAQIMIEGLPGVGHVGKLVADHIVDELEGVLVAEIISPHFPPQVMIDREGTVHLPKNELYYIPGDQPMLILTGDCQSVSPEGHYIMTGHYLDLAVVFGVTRIYTLGGYGVGHLVETPRVLCAADQAALVTLAVEAGCTFSPDEPPGGIIGAAGLLVALGSLRGIEGIALLGETSGYLVDPISARAVITVLSKLIGRDFDPARLQRTAEELEGALEKLKESEADRERDDLSYIG
- a CDS encoding RNA-protein complex protein Nop10, giving the protein MFGRMRRCPEDGTYTFSQICTRCALRTRPVHPPRFSPQDRYGRYRRQMRSWIE